A region from the Bacillus sp. Marseille-P3661 genome encodes:
- a CDS encoding SF0329 family protein, producing the protein MVIGLQWSKTKTILENFLCDKLKGRIKIYATVYRNFHDGPSRVWITFEKKRNTKCF; encoded by the coding sequence ATGGTGATTGGATTGCAATGGAGTAAGACGAAAACAATATTAGAAAATTTTTTATGTGATAAATTAAAAGGACGTATTAAGATCTATGCAACGGTATATCGGAATTTCCATGATGGTCCAAGTAGGGTATGGATTACATTCGAAAAAAAAAGAAATACTAAGTGTTTCTGA
- a CDS encoding HD domain-containing phosphohydrolase has product MMLLMVGKMFLFYSTGRTNIPFYARIMAVADTFDAMTSQRIYRNTTNME; this is encoded by the coding sequence ATGATGTTGCTTATGGTTGGAAAGATGTTTCTGTTTTATTCAACGGGTAGAACGAACATACCGTTTTATGCCCGGATTATGGCAGTCGCGGATACTTTTGATGCTATGACATCACAAAGAATTTATAGAAATACCACTAATATGGAGTAG
- a CDS encoding GNAT family N-acetyltransferase — translation MISLKIRKASKEDVKAVARVYVDGWKTTYRGLVPEDYLNGLSYEESEQKWLYFLNTENDPFIYIAISDGGNVVGFAAGKSIDDELYDGELYALYLLKECRGLGVGRQLFSAVAKHFKENCINSVLVWVMEQNKSGLGFYERMGGKEYLRRKSEFGGVAVDDVAYGWKDVSVLFNG, via the coding sequence GTGATAAGTTTGAAGATAAGAAAAGCAAGTAAAGAAGATGTAAAAGCTGTAGCAAGAGTCTATGTTGATGGCTGGAAAACTACTTATCGTGGTTTAGTACCAGAAGATTATTTGAATGGATTATCGTATGAAGAATCAGAACAAAAATGGCTTTATTTTTTAAACACTGAAAATGACCCCTTTATATATATTGCAATTAGTGATGGAGGAAATGTTGTAGGTTTTGCAGCGGGGAAAAGTATTGACGATGAACTCTATGATGGAGAATTATACGCCCTTTATCTATTAAAGGAATGTAGAGGACTGGGTGTAGGAAGACAATTGTTTTCAGCTGTTGCAAAGCATTTTAAAGAAAATTGCATTAATTCTGTATTGGTGTGGGTAATGGAACAAAATAAATCTGGTCTGGGTTTTTATGAACGTATGGGTGGGAAGGAATATCTTCGCAGAAAAAGTGAGTTTGGTGGAGTGGCAGTTGATGATGTTGCTTATGGTTGGAAAGATGTTTCTGTTTTATTCAACGGGTAG
- a CDS encoding PAS domain S-box protein — MLNFLNRFDQVFYYSPIGMALVSLEGHWIKVNPTLSKITGYTEEELLSITFQDITYPDDIEVDINQVQELIEEKKESYEMEKRYIHKNGNIVWVLLSVSIVREGDKSLYLIAQVQDITERKRLELNLIESEERFRNLLTYSPDPIMVHDGDNIMYANKSAADLVGTTEEEIQGTSIREFIEPTRLDEASDLTQEILLHNKPLLDFDVKFRSKNGKIIDVVLSAIPITYMGKSAILVSYRDITERKKMERALKESEDRYRRLVENSPLGILVHQKGIIQYVNSTALQLLRIEKSKEIIGKHIHNIIHPDYRMIVSKRIENIENNGQFTPSKYEKFVRFDGQEIDVDVNRIPIQLNGESAIQVVFWDVTEKKKEEDLIRYRAYHDPLTDLPNRLKFQLDLEEEINKDTTFTIMYLDLHGLKTVNDSYGHQAGDVALIKVTARLTGVLGSNGLVYRLGGDEFVIVLFGQKSEEEIREIANSIAEVIKQPISITNILVQITTSIGVVYYPDHGVDMDLLLRHADIAMYHAKKTNTLFKIYDK, encoded by the coding sequence ATGTTAAATTTTTTAAATCGATTTGATCAAGTTTTTTACTATTCACCTATTGGTATGGCTTTAGTTTCATTAGAGGGACATTGGATTAAAGTGAACCCAACTTTATCTAAGATTACAGGCTATACGGAAGAAGAACTTCTATCCATTACGTTTCAAGACATTACATATCCAGATGATATAGAAGTAGATATCAATCAAGTTCAGGAACTGATTGAAGAAAAAAAAGAGTCGTATGAAATGGAAAAAAGATATATTCACAAAAATGGAAACATTGTATGGGTGTTGCTTTCAGTTTCGATTGTTCGAGAAGGAGATAAATCCTTATATCTTATAGCTCAAGTCCAAGATATAACGGAACGAAAGCGATTGGAACTTAATTTAATCGAAAGTGAAGAAAGGTTCCGCAACCTCTTAACCTATTCACCTGATCCTATCATGGTACATGATGGAGATAATATCATGTACGCTAATAAATCTGCTGCTGACCTTGTAGGTACAACAGAAGAAGAAATACAAGGGACATCTATTCGGGAATTTATTGAACCAACAAGGTTAGATGAGGCATCTGACCTAACACAAGAAATTTTGCTTCATAACAAACCACTTCTTGATTTTGATGTAAAGTTTAGGAGCAAAAATGGGAAAATTATAGATGTGGTTCTTTCTGCAATTCCTATTACTTATATGGGGAAAAGTGCGATTTTAGTTAGTTATCGAGATATCACAGAGCGAAAGAAAATGGAACGAGCCTTGAAAGAAAGTGAAGATCGTTATCGACGCTTAGTAGAGAATTCACCGTTAGGGATATTGGTACATCAGAAAGGTATTATCCAATATGTCAACTCAACAGCGTTACAATTATTAAGGATTGAAAAATCAAAAGAAATTATTGGTAAACACATCCATAATATCATCCATCCGGATTATAGAATGATTGTATCAAAACGAATTGAAAATATAGAAAATAATGGTCAGTTTACTCCATCAAAATACGAAAAGTTTGTTCGCTTTGATGGTCAGGAGATAGATGTTGATGTGAATAGAATACCAATTCAGTTGAATGGAGAATCGGCTATCCAAGTAGTGTTTTGGGATGTTACTGAAAAAAAGAAAGAAGAGGATCTAATTCGATATCGAGCCTATCATGATCCGTTGACTGATTTACCAAACCGGCTTAAATTCCAACTAGACCTAGAAGAAGAGATTAACAAAGATACAACTTTTACAATTATGTATTTAGATCTGCATGGACTAAAGACAGTGAATGATTCCTATGGTCATCAAGCTGGTGATGTTGCCCTAATAAAAGTTACAGCCCGATTAACTGGAGTTCTGGGTTCGAATGGTCTCGTATATCGTTTAGGTGGAGATGAATTTGTCATCGTTCTTTTTGGACAAAAAAGTGAAGAAGAAATAAGGGAAATAGCAAACAGTATTGCTGAAGTCATCAAACAGCCCATTTCTATAACAAATATCCTTGTACAAATTACTACCAGTATTGGAGTTGTCTATTATCCTGATCATGGAGTAGATATGGATTTGCTCCTTCGTCATGCAGACATCGCAATGTACCATGCTAAGAAAACCAATACACTTTTTAAGATCTATGATAAATGA
- a CDS encoding CBO0543 family protein, with amino-acid sequence MRKKGFSYYLLIFATITGIVLLPFAIVKRSFKDWIIVYLVSILGNFFSDTYLVSKGYLKYRKKPFPRFKIHLPFDFVHYPLMLLYYNQWTLNSNPAGIFLKLFPFVIPQTILETIAAKKTKLITWKKGWTWYHSFISLMLKLLICRSIIAMIRIINKGKTSVN; translated from the coding sequence TTGAGAAAAAAAGGATTCTCCTATTACTTATTAATTTTTGCTACTATAACCGGAATAGTTTTATTGCCTTTTGCTATCGTAAAACGATCATTTAAAGATTGGATTATTGTATACCTTGTTAGTATTCTTGGTAATTTCTTTTCAGATACATATCTAGTTTCAAAAGGTTATTTAAAATACCGAAAGAAACCTTTTCCAAGATTTAAAATTCACCTCCCTTTTGATTTTGTACATTATCCTTTAATGTTACTTTATTATAATCAATGGACACTAAACAGTAATCCTGCAGGGATTTTTTTAAAGCTTTTCCCTTTTGTAATACCGCAAACAATCCTAGAGACTATTGCCGCCAAAAAAACCAAGCTCATTACATGGAAAAAAGGCTGGACTTGGTATCACTCTTTCATAAGTCTAATGTTAAAACTATTAATATGCAGAAGTATTATTGCAATGATTAGAATAATAAATAAAGGGAAAACATCAGTGAATTAA
- a CDS encoding GerAB/ArcD/ProY family transporter, whose protein sequence is MRKDQINKSQLLALIILFEVGSTTLFAIGIEAKQDAWIAILIALVTGIGLLWVFTEIQSAFPDKNLAEILNFVLGKWIALPLILLYALSFFWTSSFILYEFSTSIVEYFLRDTPLVVIIFCILTVVVYSMLLGVEVIGRTAEIFLPWFSIFFVSIIILLLFSGDIKSEQLLPILEGGILPVLKTTPQVVNFPFGEMIIFLMYWCYVNNKQIVRKISIIAVSISGFILMLTVITMISVLGVDITSRSPFPLLQVIRKINVGNFLQRVDAIGGMILLLGGYFKGLLYFNGSRLAIQTVFNIKQKHQQWLIIVLSICLLWYTHVYFDDFIFYRWAGLEINTKMVYPIFQIFIPVLLLIIIKLKVNIMRKNERDKKLC, encoded by the coding sequence ATGAGAAAAGATCAGATTAACAAGAGTCAATTACTTGCCCTAATTATACTATTTGAAGTTGGCAGCACTACTTTATTTGCTATAGGGATTGAAGCTAAACAAGATGCTTGGATCGCAATTTTAATTGCTTTAGTAACGGGTATAGGCTTACTATGGGTATTTACTGAGATCCAAAGTGCCTTTCCTGATAAAAATTTGGCTGAAATTTTAAATTTTGTATTAGGGAAATGGATTGCACTCCCTTTGATTCTTTTGTACGCTTTAAGCTTTTTTTGGACATCATCATTCATTCTCTATGAGTTCTCAACGTCAATTGTAGAATATTTCCTAAGAGATACTCCTTTAGTCGTTATTATCTTTTGTATTTTGACAGTGGTTGTTTACAGTATGCTGTTAGGAGTAGAAGTTATCGGACGTACTGCTGAAATCTTTTTACCATGGTTTTCTATTTTCTTTGTCTCTATTATTATTCTGCTTTTATTTTCAGGAGATATCAAAAGCGAACAATTATTACCGATCTTGGAAGGTGGTATTTTACCTGTATTAAAAACCACTCCACAAGTTGTCAATTTTCCATTCGGTGAAATGATTATATTTCTGATGTACTGGTGTTATGTAAATAATAAACAAATTGTTCGGAAAATTTCTATCATAGCTGTCAGTATTTCAGGTTTTATTCTTATGCTTACAGTCATTACGATGATCAGCGTTTTAGGAGTGGATATCACTTCGCGTTCACCTTTTCCTTTATTACAGGTTATTAGAAAAATTAACGTAGGAAATTTTCTGCAAAGAGTGGATGCTATAGGAGGTATGATCCTTTTGTTAGGAGGTTATTTTAAAGGTCTTCTCTACTTTAATGGATCACGATTAGCCATTCAAACTGTATTTAACATTAAACAAAAACACCAACAATGGTTAATTATCGTACTATCAATCTGTTTATTATGGTACACTCATGTTTATTTTGACGATTTTATTTTTTATCGTTGGGCGGGACTCGAAATAAATACCAAAATGGTCTATCCTATATTTCAAATCTTTATTCCTGTGTTGCTTCTTATAATAATTAAGTTAAAAGTAAACATCATGAGAAAAAATGAAAGGGATAAAAAACTATGCTAG
- a CDS encoding helix-turn-helix domain-containing protein yields the protein MAKKYSDDLKLTVVREYQEGKLGIRPLAKKHGIKSKSLVNRWIKIYEKLGADGLKRKRKNKPYSVQFKLDVLSYMKRTGSSETETALHFGITEPTTIGRWKKAILEGKDEGLNKHKGRPSMSNNKKNDKEMTYEQKLERENELLRLEVEYLKKLRAFRMDPTGSLEKHKQQYHSNSKKSSN from the coding sequence TTGGCTAAAAAATATAGTGATGATTTGAAATTAACGGTGGTTAGAGAATATCAAGAAGGAAAGCTAGGGATAAGACCCCTAGCCAAAAAACACGGGATCAAGTCTAAATCACTAGTTAACAGGTGGATAAAAATATATGAGAAATTGGGTGCTGATGGATTAAAAAGGAAGAGGAAGAACAAACCTTATTCTGTTCAATTCAAGCTAGATGTATTAAGCTATATGAAGAGAACAGGTTCTTCAGAAACGGAAACTGCCCTTCACTTTGGAATAACAGAACCTACTACAATAGGTAGGTGGAAGAAAGCTATTTTAGAGGGGAAAGATGAAGGCCTGAATAAACATAAAGGTAGGCCCTCCATGTCTAACAACAAGAAAAACGACAAAGAAATGACATATGAACAAAAGCTGGAAAGAGAGAACGAGCTCCTTCGTTTGGAGGTAGAATATTTAAAAAAGTTGCGAGCTTTTCGGATGGACCCCACGGGCTCTCTCGAAAAGCACAAGCAGCAATATCATTCGAACTCAAAGAAAAGTTCAAACTAA
- a CDS encoding IS3 family transposase, which yields MFKKVASFSDGPHGLSRKAQAAISFELKEKFKLKDVLLIVGIPESTYHYQIKAMQKENPKQDLEDCIQSIFDENDSNYGYRRVQLELKNRGIKVNHKAVQRIMGKLGLKCSKFSRKTRKYSSYKGNVGKVAKNRINRRFKTSVCHQKLTTDITEFKCLNGKKLYLSPIMDLYNGEILSYGIGTSPTLDLAIRPLKEALEIVRESKFRTTIHSDQGWQYQHKKWGKTLKESKVFQSMSRKGNCLDNSPMENFFGILKQEMYYGEALCTVEELSERIKRYIDYYNNKRIKKKLEGMSPVQYCTHTSQLVA from the coding sequence ATATTTAAAAAAGTTGCGAGCTTTTCGGATGGACCCCACGGGCTCTCTCGAAAAGCACAAGCAGCAATATCATTCGAACTCAAAGAAAAGTTCAAACTAAAAGACGTATTACTAATCGTTGGTATTCCAGAGTCTACTTACCACTATCAAATAAAAGCGATGCAAAAAGAAAACCCAAAACAAGACCTAGAGGATTGTATTCAATCTATATTTGACGAGAATGACAGTAATTATGGGTATCGTCGTGTTCAATTAGAACTGAAGAACCGAGGAATTAAAGTGAATCATAAAGCTGTGCAGCGTATTATGGGAAAGCTCGGTCTTAAATGTAGCAAATTTAGTAGAAAAACACGAAAGTACAGTTCTTATAAGGGGAATGTAGGGAAAGTTGCAAAAAACCGTATAAATCGTCGTTTTAAAACCAGTGTATGCCATCAGAAGTTAACAACTGATATCACAGAATTTAAGTGTTTAAATGGTAAAAAGCTTTATCTGAGCCCTATTATGGACTTATATAACGGTGAAATTCTTTCTTATGGGATAGGTACTAGTCCAACTTTGGATCTTGCGATCAGACCCCTTAAAGAGGCACTTGAAATTGTAAGAGAATCAAAGTTTAGGACAACGATTCATTCTGATCAAGGATGGCAATATCAACATAAAAAGTGGGGTAAGACACTTAAGGAAAGTAAGGTTTTTCAAAGCATGTCTCGAAAGGGAAACTGTTTGGATAACTCCCCTATGGAGAACTTCTTTGGCATTCTAAAACAAGAGATGTATTATGGAGAGGCATTGTGTACGGTTGAAGAGTTAAGCGAGAGAATTAAGAGATATATAGATTACTATAATAACAAACGTATTAAGAAAAAATTGGAGGGAATGAGTCCAGTTCAATACTGTACTCATACCAGCCAACTAGTTGCATAA
- a CDS encoding FMN-binding negative transcriptional regulator, whose protein sequence is MYIPKHFKMDDEEVIHDFIEKYGFATLFSQHKGEPYATHLPLMLNKSENALYGHFARPNEQWKDAANQQVLVIFQGPHCYISPTWYETTKAVPTWNYVSIHLYGKLEIIEDRKEIVESLVDLVNKYEGPDSTYHLNDVEPSFIEGMIKGIVAFRIKITKIEAKAKLSQNHSVERQELIIKNLENTSQPDQIQVASLMKKQSWGQVLS, encoded by the coding sequence ATGTATATACCAAAACATTTTAAAATGGATGATGAAGAAGTAATTCATGATTTTATTGAGAAATATGGATTTGCAACCTTATTTTCTCAGCATAAAGGGGAGCCCTACGCCACACATCTTCCGCTGATGTTAAATAAATCTGAAAATGCCTTATATGGTCATTTTGCACGTCCGAACGAGCAATGGAAGGATGCTGCAAATCAACAAGTTCTTGTAATTTTCCAAGGGCCTCACTGTTATATTTCACCTACTTGGTACGAAACAACCAAGGCAGTACCTACTTGGAATTATGTGTCTATCCATTTATATGGAAAGCTAGAGATTATCGAAGATAGAAAAGAAATAGTTGAGTCTTTAGTTGACTTGGTCAATAAATACGAAGGTCCTGATAGTACATACCATTTAAATGATGTTGAACCTAGTTTTATAGAAGGAATGATTAAAGGAATTGTAGCGTTCCGAATCAAAATTACAAAAATTGAAGCAAAAGCTAAATTAAGCCAAAATCACTCTGTGGAACGACAAGAGTTAATTATTAAGAATCTAGAAAACACGTCTCAACCAGATCAGATACAAGTAGCATCACTTATGAAGAAACAGTCATGGGGACAGGTCCTGAGCTGA
- a CDS encoding GNAT family N-acetyltransferase: protein MTINIEKCSDADIHILQEICIETFNDTFKDQNSPENMKAYLERAFNLNQLEKELSNRLSQFFFAYFNNEVAGYLKVNTHDAQSEEMGDESLEIERIYIKSKFQKHGLGKHMINKAMEIALRENKKNIWLGVWEKNENAIAFYKKMGFVQTGAHSFYMGDEEQLDFIMSKTLI from the coding sequence ATGACTATAAATATAGAAAAGTGCAGCGATGCAGATATTCATATACTCCAAGAAATATGTATTGAAACCTTCAACGATACATTTAAAGATCAGAATTCACCCGAAAATATGAAGGCCTATTTGGAACGTGCATTTAATTTAAATCAATTAGAAAAAGAGTTATCTAATCGTTTGTCGCAATTCTTTTTTGCTTATTTTAATAATGAAGTGGCTGGATATTTAAAGGTTAATACCCATGATGCTCAGTCCGAAGAAATGGGTGATGAATCACTTGAAATTGAAAGGATTTATATAAAGAGCAAATTTCAAAAACACGGGCTAGGCAAACATATGATAAATAAAGCAATGGAAATTGCTTTAAGGGAGAATAAAAAGAACATCTGGCTAGGTGTATGGGAAAAAAACGAAAATGCGATAGCTTTTTATAAGAAAATGGGATTTGTTCAAACCGGAGCCCACTCTTTTTATATGGGTGATGAAGAACAATTGGACTTTATAATGAGCAAAACACTTATATAA
- a CDS encoding MarR family winged helix-turn-helix transcriptional regulator, which produces MKDILREIGMIARALDSISNIEFKEYDLTKGQYLYLVRICENPGIIQEKLAEMIKVDRTTAARAIKKLQMNGFIEKKEDQHNKKIKKLFPTEKGENVYPYIKKEHDYSNNVALAGFSETEVEAAFNLLQRVRKNIEKDWEFVKKGNKRNY; this is translated from the coding sequence ATGAAGGATATTCTTCGTGAAATAGGAATGATAGCAAGGGCATTAGATTCTATAAGTAATATTGAGTTTAAAGAATATGACCTTACAAAAGGTCAGTATTTGTACCTTGTGCGAATATGTGAAAACCCTGGCATCATTCAAGAAAAGTTAGCTGAGATGATTAAAGTAGACCGAACAACTGCTGCTCGTGCTATAAAAAAACTCCAAATGAATGGTTTTATTGAAAAGAAAGAAGATCAACATAACAAAAAAATAAAAAAACTTTTTCCAACAGAAAAAGGGGAAAATGTTTATCCTTATATAAAAAAAGAACATGATTATTCCAATAACGTTGCATTAGCGGGATTTTCAGAAACAGAAGTAGAAGCCGCTTTCAATCTTCTGCAAAGAGTAAGAAAAAATATAGAAAAAGATTGGGAGTTTGTAAAAAAGGGCAACAAAAGAAATTATTGA
- a CDS encoding YczE/YyaS/YitT family protein: MKHIFYVLGILLLTFGISLTILSDLGTSPFDALLVGLSINVGLTVGSWEIILALIMICCNSLLTRRRPEVLGLLTAFITGIGIDMWLFLLHNLLTPELWYSKLVCFGIGLIIIGFGTAVYLQTNIAPIPVDRLTLIIQKLTRTTIFFSRTVIYLLFLIMAMIFNGPIGIGTLLTVCLGGLLLNYFMPFTKKMLDKILTHSGTRISHVTEKNHSI; the protein is encoded by the coding sequence GTGAAACATATTTTTTATGTACTAGGAATTTTACTATTAACCTTTGGTATTTCTTTAACTATACTATCTGACCTTGGCACTTCACCTTTTGATGCATTACTGGTAGGATTGTCCATAAATGTAGGGCTAACTGTGGGAAGTTGGGAAATCATACTAGCTTTAATAATGATTTGTTGTAATTCATTATTAACAAGACGAAGACCAGAAGTTTTGGGGTTGTTAACAGCATTTATTACAGGTATTGGCATTGATATGTGGCTTTTTTTATTGCACAATTTGCTAACACCTGAACTATGGTACAGCAAGCTTGTTTGTTTTGGAATCGGCTTAATTATTATTGGATTTGGAACAGCCGTTTATTTACAAACAAATATTGCCCCGATTCCAGTTGACCGATTAACGTTAATCATTCAAAAATTAACGAGAACCACTATATTTTTTTCGAGAACTGTCATTTACCTCTTATTTTTGATAATGGCAATGATTTTCAATGGACCAATTGGCATTGGAACTTTATTAACCGTTTGTTTAGGAGGGCTACTACTTAATTACTTTATGCCATTTACAAAAAAGATGCTTGACAAAATCCTAACGCACTCTGGCACGAGAATAAGTCATGTTACTGAAAAAAACCATTCCATCTAG
- a CDS encoding PD40 domain-containing protein, producing the protein MLKIFLFLVVCLLSFPGIPLAAEDQTKQLKAAFIKEDNLWIKVEDNEKKITDGEFVRFPKWSNDGTWIAYLKGEKNADFPINEGELWLYDTQKDIHTKVATHIMSNFQWAPNENKIGFQSTPSPNESGFESAGRLFMADVRDITNNQHIASKISNFSWLPDGKGFILSSKIDDQVDANIVVSKIILDPSTENFLPIHVHTIPVEKDEFIISTSGFKWSNDGQWVAFLLNPTASLSADSNILGVLSQDGKVFKKFSGMLDDEEWFQWAPTQALLGTINGEGREAISNKQLKIYNLLQDTTEIYTPLGFVDRDLTWVNDHQIITSRSAETIWMDVEERPLPSLVKTDLNMKKHTNLTSPSPKEGDFRPQYIDDHLIWIRTDRETADVWVTNLDSTKPKKWITNINLGSYYYEKWNWDEVLSLW; encoded by the coding sequence ATGTTAAAAATCTTTTTGTTCTTAGTTGTTTGTTTGTTATCATTTCCCGGTATCCCGCTAGCTGCAGAAGATCAGACAAAACAATTAAAAGCAGCTTTTATTAAAGAAGATAACTTATGGATAAAAGTTGAAGATAATGAGAAAAAAATCACTGATGGAGAATTCGTTAGGTTTCCAAAGTGGTCAAATGATGGAACTTGGATAGCCTATTTAAAAGGAGAAAAGAATGCTGATTTTCCAATAAATGAAGGAGAGCTTTGGCTTTATGACACTCAGAAAGACATACATACAAAAGTAGCTACCCATATAATGTCAAATTTTCAATGGGCACCTAACGAGAATAAGATTGGATTTCAATCTACACCATCTCCGAATGAATCGGGATTTGAATCAGCAGGCAGATTATTTATGGCGGACGTTCGAGACATTACTAATAATCAACATATAGCGTCCAAAATTTCTAATTTTTCATGGCTGCCGGATGGCAAAGGTTTTATCTTATCATCTAAAATCGATGACCAAGTCGATGCCAATATTGTGGTATCAAAAATTATCTTAGATCCATCAACAGAAAATTTTTTACCTATTCATGTTCATACCATTCCTGTTGAAAAAGATGAGTTTATTATTTCAACTAGTGGGTTTAAATGGTCTAATGATGGCCAATGGGTTGCTTTTTTACTAAATCCAACCGCTTCATTGTCAGCCGATTCGAATATACTAGGTGTTCTTTCACAGGATGGGAAAGTTTTTAAAAAGTTTAGTGGAATGTTAGATGATGAAGAATGGTTTCAATGGGCTCCTACACAAGCCCTTTTAGGGACTATTAATGGAGAAGGTAGAGAGGCGATTAGTAATAAACAATTAAAGATTTATAATTTGCTTCAAGATACAACTGAAATCTATACACCTTTAGGTTTTGTGGACCGTGATTTAACATGGGTCAACGATCATCAAATCATTACTTCTAGATCAGCTGAAACGATTTGGATGGATGTTGAGGAAAGGCCATTACCTTCGTTAGTTAAGACGGATTTAAACATGAAGAAACACACAAACTTAACATCACCTTCGCCAAAGGAGGGAGACTTTAGACCACAGTATATCGATGACCATTTAATCTGGATCCGGACAGACCGAGAAACTGCTGATGTCTGGGTTACCAATTTAGATAGCACTAAGCCCAAGAAATGGATAACAAATATCAATTTAGGGAGTTATTATTACGAAAAGTGGAATTGGGATGAAGTCTTAAGTTTGTGGTGA
- the cynS gene encoding cyanase gives MNTLTAKTMSKEMATEAILLAKRDKGLTFEDLSAAINRHPVWTASAIMGQSQMSTEEADKLVEILELDPSISSSLQEFPMKGSLKETVPTDPLIYRFYEVLQVYGTTIKSMIHEKFGDGIMSAIDFTLDIEKKEDPKGDRVVVTLDGKFLPYKKW, from the coding sequence ATGAATACTTTAACAGCAAAAACAATGTCTAAGGAAATGGCCACTGAAGCAATTTTACTTGCTAAACGTGACAAAGGATTAACATTTGAAGATTTATCAGCAGCGATAAATCGTCATCCTGTATGGACAGCCTCTGCAATTATGGGACAATCTCAAATGAGTACGGAGGAAGCAGATAAACTTGTTGAAATTTTAGAACTTGATCCTTCCATTTCATCTTCGTTACAGGAATTTCCAATGAAGGGCTCGTTAAAAGAAACGGTTCCTACTGATCCATTAATCTATCGTTTTTATGAGGTTTTGCAGGTATATGGAACGACAATTAAATCGATGATTCACGAGAAGTTTGGAGACGGAATTATGAGTGCGATTGATTTCACTTTAGATATCGAAAAGAAAGAGGATCCAAAAGGAGATCGAGTAGTTGTAACGTTAGATGGTAAGTTTCTTCCATACAAAAAGTGGTAA
- a CDS encoding twin-arginine translocase TatA/TatE family subunit produces the protein MISNIGIPGLILVLVIALVIFGPKKLPEIGNAFGKTLLEFKRGTKELTQSFEEDRNHHSKQYPMRKEE, from the coding sequence ATGATTAGTAATATTGGAATTCCGGGTTTAATTCTTGTTCTAGTTATTGCGTTAGTTATTTTTGGTCCTAAGAAATTACCTGAAATCGGGAATGCCTTTGGTAAAACATTACTGGAGTTTAAAAGAGGTACGAAGGAATTAACTCAAAGTTTTGAAGAAGATAGGAACCATCATTCTAAACAATATCCGATGCGAAAAGAGGAATAG